The proteins below are encoded in one region of Levilactobacillus namurensis:
- a CDS encoding TerC family protein, with the protein MLHFLGQLYGPFFDLHNWSTVVTTGNDWLIIFSLVLIECLLSVDNAVVLAAQTQSLPTQELREKSLFYGIWGAYIFRFIIIGLGTYLINFWEIKVIGSLYLAFLVFQFFTKTRVKHTRKLASDRKHRVLPLFWSVVIQIEAMDIVFSIDSVLASLAISSNPVIVLIGGIIGILAMRGVAEVIMRLMRRIPELEPMAYILIGLIAIKLFLSIPAIDIEIPAALFGIIVIGAIVITLIIHALRYRGQSQSADSENPKD; encoded by the coding sequence TTGTTACATTTTCTAGGCCAACTCTATGGGCCATTTTTTGATTTACACAATTGGTCGACGGTTGTGACGACCGGAAACGATTGGTTGATCATCTTTTCGTTGGTGCTGATTGAATGTCTACTGTCTGTTGATAATGCGGTGGTGTTGGCCGCGCAGACGCAATCTTTGCCGACCCAAGAATTACGGGAAAAGTCGTTGTTTTACGGGATCTGGGGGGCCTATATTTTCCGGTTCATTATCATTGGACTAGGGACCTACCTGATTAATTTCTGGGAAATCAAAGTGATTGGGTCGCTGTACCTAGCGTTCTTGGTTTTCCAATTCTTCACTAAAACCCGGGTTAAGCACACCCGTAAATTGGCAAGTGACCGTAAGCACCGTGTCTTACCACTTTTCTGGTCCGTGGTCATTCAGATTGAGGCCATGGATATCGTCTTTTCCATTGACTCGGTCCTGGCTTCATTAGCTATCTCCAGTAATCCGGTCATCGTCCTAATCGGGGGAATAATCGGAATCCTAGCGATGCGGGGCGTGGCCGAAGTGATCATGCGGTTGATGCGCCGAATTCCCGAATTGGAACCCATGGCCTACATTTTGATTGGCTTGATCGCCATTAAGCTCTTTTTATCGATTCCCGCCATCGACATCGAGATTCCGGCGGCCCTGTTCGGAATCATCGTGATTGGCGCAATCGTGATTACGTTGATTATTCACGCGTTACGGTACCGGGGTCAGTCGCAGTCGGCCGACTCGGAAAACCCTAAAGATTAG
- a CDS encoding MMPL family transporter translates to MQERIRKLHHNRIFALVFWLVVVFAAIVTLPNVNTIIQYDGQPQLANTSQPIKATQIKNHWGRNLDGTYTVNAVFNNPTGKLTNKQQAAINKTTSALQKKASYYGIQKITTITNTPTSKPQLLSKDQSTEIVQLAVSHNQGPVRSIASQLNGQIATAGLDTYVTSPEIISDATNQHISSFTLIVILMTLLIALVAMGILFASVIAPIITFLAILISYISTLSLATNLAYHWNFAYSEYTPIFLLLGISLFTLLTSFWFFRELRNRIDDGMESQAATSQVIRSLGYRVLISTLSLTLAFGSLVFFNFSTIRAYSLLGIGFAITGVASVTLIPVFSGMLGHSLFWPKKTRPELKDRKLWFHLAKFGLWQPWIAVLVVLYFAGAFTFGSRQPLSYNNAQDIPNNQAVQGARILSAHFGQGKSTPVTLYIQNKQRFDNQNQLYQLDNLTKKLRAQPGVAAVTSVTQPGGQPITQYYVANQLSSLDTNLSGVIGQLKSVQKSLKSDRSDLKQKDLTTEVKRVNKLATTATRLSGESSSLQSAIQAAQSTSTASGKASKKAARYVKQLNQVNSQLNTALSQLNTLTNTISTTSSEAGTVSTNLSTYETGIKAVNASLKQTRKQVQKLNTSLTQMYTYLGGLQTSEAAKSLYLTPTQIASGDFQQALVNFTDTKVKTTALTITLKREPNTKTTAKTLANLKRVATSQLRGTSLKDANLTFSGQPVVTATIQRQYQHDLVRVLLLVFGLTFLLLILFSRSVLQSTYWFLTFLASAGIGYQLTHVLMQWLTGNNTFNWQVPLLAFVPVTVLAVVELTQLALSYRLSQTGLLDWLLPGIAEAGQTMRHSLFIIIAGVLGLLAASSQVLTAVALITIITAVVFNLALPVMAASFGKLSVIIPAQKPYHFHFGRGPKAKRSARPTRQEVRQQRETKHDSDEN, encoded by the coding sequence ATGCAAGAACGGATTAGAAAGCTCCATCACAACCGCATCTTCGCACTCGTATTCTGGTTAGTTGTGGTCTTTGCGGCCATTGTTACCTTACCAAACGTTAATACCATTATCCAATATGATGGTCAACCGCAACTGGCAAATACGAGTCAACCTATCAAAGCCACCCAGATCAAGAACCACTGGGGACGTAACCTAGATGGGACCTATACCGTAAACGCGGTATTCAACAATCCTACCGGTAAACTGACCAACAAACAGCAGGCCGCCATCAACAAGACCACGTCGGCCCTGCAAAAGAAGGCCAGCTACTATGGGATTCAAAAAATCACAACTATCACCAACACGCCAACCAGTAAGCCGCAACTGCTGTCCAAAGACCAGTCGACCGAAATCGTGCAATTGGCGGTCAGTCATAACCAAGGGCCCGTTCGGTCAATTGCTAGTCAGCTGAACGGTCAGATAGCCACCGCTGGATTAGACACCTACGTGACGAGTCCAGAGATTATCAGTGACGCGACTAATCAACACATCTCGTCGTTTACGTTAATCGTAATCTTAATGACCCTCTTGATCGCGTTAGTCGCCATGGGCATCCTGTTTGCCTCCGTGATTGCCCCGATCATCACCTTCTTGGCCATCCTGATCAGCTATATCTCGACCCTCAGTCTCGCGACCAACCTAGCCTATCACTGGAACTTCGCCTATTCCGAATACACGCCGATTTTCCTATTGTTAGGCATCAGTTTGTTCACGCTACTGACCAGTTTCTGGTTCTTCCGGGAACTCCGGAACCGCATCGACGACGGCATGGAGAGTCAAGCCGCCACCTCACAGGTCATCCGCAGCTTAGGTTACCGCGTACTCATCAGTACGCTTAGCCTGACTTTGGCCTTCGGCAGCCTAGTCTTCTTTAACTTCTCCACGATTCGCGCTTACAGTCTCCTGGGCATCGGCTTTGCCATTACCGGGGTTGCGAGTGTCACATTGATTCCCGTCTTCTCCGGCATGCTGGGGCACAGCCTCTTCTGGCCGAAGAAGACCCGGCCCGAACTCAAAGACCGCAAGCTGTGGTTCCACTTAGCCAAGTTCGGCCTATGGCAACCTTGGATTGCCGTCCTAGTGGTCCTGTACTTTGCTGGGGCGTTCACTTTCGGCAGTCGCCAACCACTAAGCTACAATAACGCGCAAGATATTCCTAACAACCAAGCCGTGCAAGGCGCGCGTATTTTGAGTGCTCACTTTGGTCAAGGCAAGTCCACTCCTGTGACCCTTTACATTCAAAATAAACAACGTTTTGACAATCAAAACCAGTTGTACCAGCTGGATAACCTGACCAAGAAGTTACGGGCCCAACCTGGGGTAGCGGCCGTCACTTCGGTCACCCAACCCGGGGGTCAACCTATCACGCAGTACTACGTTGCCAACCAATTAAGTAGCCTCGACACCAACCTGTCTGGGGTTATCGGTCAACTGAAGTCGGTTCAAAAGTCTCTGAAGAGCGACCGGTCCGATCTTAAGCAAAAGGACCTGACCACGGAGGTCAAGCGGGTCAACAAGCTCGCCACCACCGCAACGCGCTTGTCCGGGGAAAGCAGTTCGCTGCAATCGGCTATCCAGGCGGCCCAAAGCACGTCGACAGCCTCCGGTAAGGCGTCTAAGAAGGCGGCCCGGTACGTCAAGCAACTAAACCAGGTCAACTCACAATTGAACACGGCGTTGAGTCAGCTGAACACGTTGACCAACACCATCAGCACGACCTCGTCGGAAGCCGGCACCGTCTCCACCAACTTAAGCACCTACGAGACCGGCATCAAAGCGGTCAACGCCAGCTTAAAGCAAACACGGAAACAGGTTCAAAAGCTCAACACGTCGCTGACCCAGATGTACACCTACTTAGGCGGGCTCCAAACTTCGGAAGCTGCTAAGTCGCTGTACCTGACGCCAACGCAAATTGCCAGTGGCGACTTCCAACAAGCTCTGGTCAACTTCACCGATACCAAGGTCAAGACCACGGCGTTGACGATTACCTTGAAGCGCGAACCCAACACCAAGACCACGGCTAAGACCCTGGCCAACTTGAAACGTGTAGCCACTAGTCAATTACGGGGAACGTCGCTCAAAGACGCTAACCTGACCTTCTCTGGTCAACCCGTGGTCACGGCGACGATTCAGCGACAGTACCAACACGATCTAGTGCGGGTTCTGCTCCTGGTCTTCGGTCTGACCTTCCTCTTGCTGATCCTCTTCAGCCGGTCGGTCCTGCAATCCACTTACTGGTTCTTGACCTTCCTGGCCTCAGCAGGAATCGGGTATCAATTGACGCACGTCCTGATGCAGTGGCTAACTGGGAACAATACCTTCAACTGGCAAGTTCCGTTACTGGCCTTTGTCCCCGTGACCGTTCTAGCAGTGGTCGAACTGACCCAGCTGGCCCTAAGCTACCGCTTGAGTCAGACTGGTCTGCTGGATTGGCTCTTACCAGGCATCGCCGAAGCTGGCCAAACCATGCGACACTCGCTCTTCATCATTATCGCGGGCGTCTTAGGGTTGCTCGCCGCTTCCTCGCAAGTGCTGACGGCCGTCGCCCTGATTACCATCATCACGGCTGTGGTCTTCAATCTGGCCCTGCCCGTGATGGCCGCTTCCTTTGGGAAGTTGTCCGTGATCATTCCGGCACAAAAGCCTTACCACTTCCACTTCGGTCGTGGTCCTAAGGCTAAGCGTTCCGCTCGGCCAACCCGCCAAGAAGTTCGGCAACAACGCGAAACGAAACACGATTCAGATGAAAACTAA
- a CDS encoding glycoside hydrolase family 73 protein: MPKRRRRSQQHQNHPVAATWIFVMILLVLGGGMLLRGNLKTVMDMGQVSQTSESSSSGISAQQQAFIKKMAKPAVRVYRQNGQVLPSIVIAQAILESSWGTSSLFLQANNPFGVKGAYQGKSKSFPTTEYVNNKKITVQANFRDYPNLTAAILDHDALLKQSYFKGTVTDYQTAAKLLQTNGYATDPHYARKLTNVIATYNLNQYDT, translated from the coding sequence GTGCCAAAACGTCGTCGAAGAAGTCAGCAACATCAGAACCATCCGGTGGCCGCAACTTGGATCTTTGTGATGATCCTGTTGGTCTTAGGTGGGGGGATGTTGCTTCGTGGAAATCTTAAAACGGTCATGGACATGGGCCAGGTTAGCCAGACCAGTGAAAGTTCCTCGTCCGGGATATCGGCACAACAGCAGGCTTTTATCAAGAAGATGGCCAAGCCCGCCGTCCGGGTATACCGGCAGAACGGCCAGGTCTTGCCTAGCATCGTGATTGCCCAGGCCATTCTGGAATCCAGTTGGGGCACCTCGTCGTTGTTCTTGCAAGCGAACAATCCGTTTGGGGTCAAGGGCGCCTATCAGGGAAAGAGCAAGTCGTTCCCAACCACTGAATATGTGAACAATAAAAAGATTACGGTCCAGGCTAATTTTCGGGATTATCCTAACCTGACAGCTGCTATTTTAGACCATGATGCCTTGTTGAAGCAAAGCTATTTTAAGGGGACTGTCACGGATTACCAGACGGCGGCCAAGCTCCTGCAAACCAACGGCTACGCCACGGATCCCCACTATGCCCGCAAGCTAACCAACGTCATCGCCACGTACAACCTCAACCAGTACGACACTTAA
- a CDS encoding choloylglycine hydrolase family protein — protein sequence MCTSILQIAKDGSHILARTMDWHVMRSMPLFAPRGYQWESLFDNRVHTNRYALIGGGGPHDHELDVSDGVNERGLSVQKLTFANGSHLVETPTPGLVQLAPFEFSFYLLGNFGSIAEIEDHLDEIQLMSGRLAANQIGDSELHFAVVDRTGRTVVIEPTHFPMRVRENPLGVVTNSKNFELQLERLGQYVNYTDEFTAGTVPLNAPRVTTGRFSGKPVPSGSYTPGGRFVRAAYYKERADLPADEKEAVISAWHLLDSVTVPKSHQYRPTYSVYRAATCSESLTYYFQPYNRLDVVQLQLKPEMLTWTQPKFYPIKNEFTVTTLN from the coding sequence GTGTGTACCAGTATTTTACAGATTGCTAAGGATGGGAGCCACATCTTAGCCCGCACCATGGATTGGCACGTGATGCGTAGTATGCCGCTCTTTGCTCCCCGGGGCTACCAGTGGGAGAGTCTCTTTGACAATCGGGTGCATACGAACCGGTATGCGTTGATTGGTGGTGGCGGACCGCACGATCACGAGTTAGACGTCTCGGATGGCGTTAACGAGCGGGGGCTGAGCGTGCAGAAGTTAACGTTTGCCAACGGCTCGCACCTGGTGGAGACCCCCACCCCTGGCCTGGTTCAGTTGGCGCCGTTTGAATTCTCGTTCTATCTATTGGGCAACTTTGGCTCGATTGCGGAGATTGAAGACCACCTAGACGAGATTCAGTTGATGAGTGGCCGACTAGCGGCGAACCAGATTGGCGACAGTGAGTTACACTTTGCCGTGGTCGACCGGACGGGGCGCACCGTGGTGATTGAACCCACGCACTTTCCCATGCGGGTCCGCGAGAACCCCTTGGGTGTGGTGACCAACAGTAAGAACTTTGAGCTGCAATTGGAGCGGCTGGGACAGTACGTGAACTACACGGACGAGTTCACAGCGGGGACGGTTCCCTTGAACGCGCCCCGGGTGACGACGGGACGCTTCTCGGGCAAGCCGGTGCCTAGCGGGTCGTACACCCCGGGCGGGCGGTTTGTCCGGGCGGCCTATTATAAGGAACGGGCCGATCTACCGGCGGACGAAAAAGAGGCCGTCATCAGTGCCTGGCATCTGCTAGACAGTGTGACGGTCCCCAAGAGTCATCAGTATCGACCGACGTATTCAGTCTACCGGGCAGCGACTTGTAGCGAGTCGTTAACCTATTACTTTCAGCCCTATAATCGGTTAGACGTGGTCCAGCTCCAGTTGAAGCCGGAGATGTTAACTTGGACACAGCCAAAATTTTACCCGATTAAAAATGAATTCACTGTAACGACTTTAAATTAA
- a CDS encoding NAD(P)-dependent oxidoreductase, which produces MQIGFIGTGVMGTGIIQNLLKAGHQVVVYNRTKAHAQTVLAAGAQWADSPKAVAQQAQLVMTMVGYPQDVEEVYTSDQGIFAGAQPGSTVVDMTTSTPTLAFKLTQLAHDHQLLALDAPVSGGDVGAQNATLTIMVGGDKQAYDQLLPVFQEIGQRVNYFGAAGKGQHTKMANQIMIAGTMTGLTEMLVYAKAADLDLPQVLATLSSGGADNWSMDTYVPRILKGDYTPGFFAKHFLKDLRIALQEAEKMHLDLPATQQAKQLYETMVDDCNLGNDGTQGLIKLYQDNAQH; this is translated from the coding sequence ATGCAAATTGGTTTTATTGGAACGGGTGTTATGGGAACTGGCATCATTCAGAATTTGTTGAAGGCCGGCCATCAGGTGGTGGTCTATAACCGAACCAAAGCGCACGCGCAAACCGTTTTGGCGGCTGGTGCGCAGTGGGCGGACTCCCCCAAAGCAGTTGCCCAACAGGCCCAGCTGGTCATGACCATGGTGGGGTATCCGCAAGACGTCGAAGAAGTGTATACCAGCGATCAGGGAATCTTTGCGGGGGCCCAACCAGGCAGTACCGTGGTCGACATGACCACCAGTACGCCAACGCTGGCGTTCAAGTTGACCCAGCTGGCGCATGACCATCAGCTACTCGCACTGGACGCACCGGTATCTGGCGGCGACGTGGGCGCTCAGAACGCCACGCTGACGATTATGGTCGGGGGCGATAAGCAAGCCTACGACCAATTGTTGCCGGTCTTCCAGGAGATTGGGCAACGAGTCAACTACTTTGGGGCGGCCGGTAAGGGTCAGCACACCAAGATGGCCAACCAGATTATGATTGCGGGGACCATGACGGGACTGACGGAAATGCTGGTCTACGCGAAGGCGGCCGACCTGGATTTGCCCCAGGTCTTAGCCACGTTGAGCAGTGGGGGTGCCGATAATTGGAGTATGGACACCTACGTCCCCCGAATCCTCAAGGGCGACTACACGCCGGGCTTCTTTGCTAAGCACTTCTTAAAGGATTTGCGGATTGCCCTGCAAGAGGCTGAAAAGATGCACTTGGACTTACCCGCGACCCAGCAAGCCAAGCAACTGTACGAGACCATGGTCGATGATTGCAACCTGGGTAACGACGGAACGCAAGGCTTGATCAAGCTGTACCAGGATAATGCGCAACACTAA
- a CDS encoding class A beta-lactamase-related serine hydrolase → MKKLILAVAAAVTMGGLAPAIPASAKSYLRITSTTKTDYNARFVSQPKRNDGIYYYAPYYTQRSAKTRDASGKNWQHRFVRVSETATLSNGVTFAKFSWYGKTIGWVDQAALQKFSRSSNAQALLNKAHFKGRAMLFNTYATGASRVSIGYADATSQTANDANTLFPIASLQKIMTGAIIEQLASTNKLSLSDKLSQYYPNISNSQNITLRQLLNHRSGISMSESTPNTLLTTQDAQLNYTLQNLKTSRNQGYDYTNANFTLLAAIASKVTGQSYENLVQNRIIQPLKLSHTYAWDQLPANQMAASGYNFSNGKDYASANVSPKLMSSLLGAGNYYSTPEDYYRIMKGLRNGKILTKSQYTDLADYGRYSYAGGLYHYSGGIKRDRGALTGAGYDDIYYGTEGNKYGVILFANQGPTRSIDSLAHTLYDLASNYNEN, encoded by the coding sequence TTGAAAAAACTGATATTAGCGGTTGCTGCCGCTGTCACCATGGGTGGTCTTGCACCAGCCATTCCAGCCAGCGCCAAAAGTTACTTACGGATTACGAGTACGACAAAGACCGACTATAATGCCCGCTTTGTCAGTCAGCCCAAGCGAAATGACGGGATCTACTACTACGCACCCTACTACACCCAACGGTCGGCCAAGACCCGCGATGCCAGTGGGAAGAATTGGCAACACCGTTTTGTGCGGGTCAGTGAAACCGCTACGTTGTCCAACGGTGTGACGTTCGCCAAGTTCTCTTGGTACGGTAAGACCATTGGTTGGGTCGACCAGGCCGCACTACAGAAGTTCAGCCGTTCCAGCAACGCCCAGGCGCTGTTGAACAAGGCTCACTTTAAGGGTCGGGCCATGCTGTTCAACACCTACGCCACGGGGGCTAGTCGCGTCAGCATCGGATACGCGGATGCTACCAGTCAAACGGCCAATGATGCCAACACGCTCTTCCCCATTGCGTCTCTGCAAAAGATCATGACGGGGGCCATCATCGAGCAGCTAGCCAGCACCAACAAGCTGTCACTATCCGATAAGCTGAGTCAGTACTATCCCAACATTAGTAACAGTCAAAATATCACGTTACGGCAATTACTGAATCACCGTTCTGGTATCTCGATGAGTGAATCAACCCCCAACACGTTGTTGACCACCCAAGATGCCCAGTTGAACTACACCTTACAAAATCTCAAGACGTCGCGCAACCAGGGGTACGACTACACGAACGCTAACTTCACGCTGTTAGCCGCCATTGCGTCGAAGGTCACGGGGCAGTCCTACGAAAACTTGGTCCAGAACCGTATCATTCAGCCTTTGAAGTTAAGTCACACCTACGCTTGGGACCAACTGCCAGCTAACCAGATGGCAGCTTCCGGGTATAACTTCAGTAATGGGAAAGACTACGCTAGCGCGAACGTCTCACCGAAGTTGATGTCTTCATTGCTGGGTGCGGGGAATTATTACTCCACGCCAGAAGACTACTACCGAATCATGAAGGGCTTGCGCAACGGTAAGATTCTTACCAAGTCGCAATACACCGACTTAGCCGACTACGGTCGCTATTCTTATGCTGGTGGCCTCTACCACTACAGTGGGGGCATCAAGCGGGACCGGGGCGCTCTGACCGGTGCCGGATATGATGATATCTACTATGGGACCGAAGGGAATAAGTACGGGGTCATCCTCTTCGCCAACCAAGGACCAACGCGTTCCATCGACTCATTGGCCCACACCCTCTACGATTTAGCTTCCAACTATAACGAAAATTAA
- a CDS encoding YdcF family protein: MLLSAIVFLLSLTALITFWQPHGIFSALVTCFSGGAIILIASFSHHAWAHGLALIGWAVVLIMAASGCLTLALILFRPHQVVRKAERLSRGLLIGIWLWLLGGAGWLWAVSTGHFNDTLWSWLTFIPIFSVYLASLYAASLIGFLRSWSWHVRRADTILVLGAGLADGHQIGQVLQSRLDTALALANAQKGPVTVIVSGGQGPDETISEAAAMAAYLTRHHLRATLLQETAATNTLTNLSNSQRLWMQQPHQGGRVVVVTSDYHLFRTRILAHRLGLRIPGQAAPTDWHDLPTAWAREFLAIVMLHPLMHRSVLLALIVINFIWWLI, from the coding sequence ATGCTTCTCAGTGCCATCGTGTTTCTGCTCAGTTTAACTGCTCTGATTACTTTCTGGCAACCTCACGGCATCTTTAGTGCCTTAGTAACCTGTTTCTCCGGTGGCGCCATCATTTTGATTGCCAGCTTCTCCCACCACGCTTGGGCTCACGGGCTGGCCCTGATTGGATGGGCCGTGGTCCTCATCATGGCCGCCAGCGGCTGTCTGACGTTAGCCCTGATTCTGTTCCGGCCGCATCAGGTGGTCCGCAAAGCCGAACGACTCTCCCGCGGACTCCTCATCGGCATCTGGCTCTGGCTACTGGGCGGCGCCGGGTGGCTATGGGCCGTCAGTACGGGCCACTTTAATGACACGCTATGGTCTTGGCTGACCTTCATCCCCATCTTCAGTGTTTACCTCGCCAGCCTTTACGCGGCCAGTCTAATCGGTTTTCTCCGTTCCTGGAGCTGGCACGTTCGCCGTGCCGATACCATTCTGGTCTTAGGCGCCGGTCTCGCCGACGGCCACCAGATTGGTCAGGTTCTCCAGTCGCGCCTCGACACGGCTCTGGCTTTAGCCAACGCCCAAAAAGGGCCCGTGACCGTGATTGTTTCCGGCGGTCAAGGACCCGATGAGACGATTTCTGAAGCTGCGGCAATGGCGGCCTATCTGACCCGCCACCACCTGCGGGCCACCCTCCTACAGGAGACGGCGGCCACAAACACGCTGACCAACCTCAGCAACAGCCAACGATTGTGGATGCAACAACCCCATCAAGGGGGCCGCGTCGTGGTGGTCACCAGTGACTACCACCTCTTCCGCACCCGCATCTTGGCCCACCGCTTAGGCCTTCGGATTCCCGGCCAGGCAGCTCCCACGGATTGGCACGACCTCCCCACGGCCTGGGCTCGCGAATTCCTGGCTATCGTCATGCTCCACCCGCTCATGCACCGAAGCGTGTTGTTGGCTTTGATCGTGATTAATTTTATCTGGTGGTTAATTTAA
- a CDS encoding ABC transporter permease: protein MSLIVSTIGQGLLWAVLGVGLFLTFRILDFADMTVEGTFPLGAATCVAAISNGMSPILATLLAFVVGSLAGLITGLLYTKGHIPILLAGILVMTACYSVNLRIMGRANVSLLGKATLFKNAFLESLPRYFDSVFLGIVVMVVVTSIVIYFLQTQLGQGFIATGDNQTMARSLGINTDNMKIMGLMVSNGLIALGGALVAQNNGYADVNMGIGIIVIALASIIIGEVAFGDLTLNQRLVAVTLGSILYRFVLLIVLKLGFNANDLNLLSAIVLAICMMLPVFKNALNFKHILKRGLDTND from the coding sequence ATGAGTTTAATCGTCTCAACTATCGGACAGGGCCTACTCTGGGCCGTCTTAGGGGTCGGGTTGTTCCTGACCTTCAGAATCTTGGATTTTGCTGATATGACCGTCGAAGGAACGTTCCCCTTAGGCGCGGCCACTTGTGTCGCCGCCATCAGCAACGGAATGTCCCCCATTCTGGCGACTCTCCTGGCCTTCGTGGTCGGGAGCCTCGCGGGACTGATTACCGGGTTGCTCTACACCAAGGGCCACATCCCCATCCTGCTAGCCGGGATCCTGGTCATGACGGCCTGCTACTCCGTCAACCTACGGATCATGGGCCGGGCTAACGTTTCCCTCTTGGGGAAGGCGACCCTGTTCAAGAATGCCTTTCTCGAAAGCCTGCCACGCTACTTCGATAGCGTCTTCCTGGGCATCGTGGTGATGGTGGTCGTGACCAGTATCGTGATCTACTTCCTCCAGACCCAACTGGGCCAAGGCTTTATCGCCACGGGGGACAACCAGACCATGGCCCGGTCTCTGGGAATCAACACCGACAACATGAAGATCATGGGTCTGATGGTCTCTAACGGTTTGATCGCCTTAGGGGGCGCGTTAGTCGCTCAAAATAACGGGTACGCCGACGTCAACATGGGGATTGGCATCATCGTTATCGCCCTGGCCTCCATCATCATCGGAGAAGTCGCGTTTGGCGACCTGACCTTAAACCAACGGTTAGTCGCCGTCACACTGGGGAGTATCCTCTACCGGTTCGTCCTGTTGATCGTCCTGAAGCTGGGGTTCAACGCCAACGACCTCAACCTGTTGTCCGCGATTGTCCTGGCCATCTGCATGATGTTGCCGGTCTTCAAGAACGCGCTCAACTTCAAGCATATCCTGAAACGGGGGTTAGATACTAATGACTGA
- a CDS encoding ABC transporter ATP-binding protein yields MTEPLLELKDVVLKVNRNTPEEVTILNHLNLTINPGDFITVLGSNGAGKSTLFNAIGGDLTIDSGQILLHGHDITHDSVERRTRFLSRVFQDPKLGTAPRMTVAENLLLAERRGQRRGLAPRHLNQHMAHFKELTATMHNGLDQRLTTATGSLSGGQRQALSFLMATLKRPEILLLDEHTAALDPQTSQDLMHLTNQRVQEEQLTCLMITHHLEDALTYGNRLIVLHRGQVTFDVAGAEKDALTTEKLYSFFAEIE; encoded by the coding sequence ATGACTGAACCTTTACTGGAACTCAAAGACGTGGTTCTCAAGGTCAACCGGAACACGCCAGAAGAAGTCACGATTTTGAACCACCTCAACCTGACTATCAACCCAGGAGACTTCATCACGGTCCTGGGGTCCAACGGGGCCGGAAAGTCCACCCTGTTCAACGCCATTGGTGGCGACCTGACCATCGACAGCGGGCAGATCCTGCTGCACGGTCACGACATCACCCACGACTCCGTCGAACGCCGCACCCGCTTCTTAAGCCGGGTCTTCCAAGACCCTAAACTAGGGACCGCCCCCCGGATGACAGTTGCGGAGAACCTGCTTTTAGCCGAACGTCGCGGTCAACGGCGCGGACTCGCACCCCGCCACCTCAACCAACACATGGCCCACTTCAAGGAACTGACGGCGACCATGCATAACGGCCTCGACCAACGGCTGACCACCGCTACGGGGAGCTTATCCGGAGGCCAGCGTCAAGCCCTGAGCTTCCTGATGGCCACGCTGAAGCGGCCAGAGATCCTGCTCCTAGACGAACACACGGCGGCCTTAGACCCCCAGACCAGCCAAGACCTGATGCACTTAACGAACCAGCGGGTCCAAGAAGAGCAGCTGACCTGCCTGATGATCACCCACCACTTAGAGGACGCCCTGACTTACGGCAACCGCCTCATCGTTCTCCACCGGGGGCAAGTGACCTTCGACGTTGCCGGCGCTGAAAAGGATGCCCTGACCACCGAGAAGTTGTACAGTTTCTTCGCTGAAATCGAATAA